A window of Suncus etruscus isolate mSunEtr1 chromosome 4, mSunEtr1.pri.cur, whole genome shotgun sequence contains these coding sequences:
- the GPAT4 gene encoding glycerol-3-phosphate acyltransferase 4 has translation MFLLLPFDSLIVNLLGISLTVLFTLLLVFIIVPAIFGVSFGIRKLYMKTLLKIFAWATLRMERGAKEKNHQLYKPYTNGIIAKDPTSLEEEIKEIRRSGSSKALDNTPEFELSDIFYFCRKGMETIMDDEVTKRFSAEELESWNLLSRTNYNFQYISLRLTVLWGLGVLIRYCFLLPLRIALAFTGISLLVVGTTVVGYMPSGRFKEFLSRHVHLMCYRICVRALTAIITYHDRKNRPRNGGICVANHTSPIDVIILASDGYYAMVGQVHGGLMGVIQRAMVKACPHVWFERSEVKDRHLVAKRLTEHVQDKSKLPILIFPEGTCINNTSVMMFKKGSFEIGATVYPVAIKYDPQFGDAFWNSSKYGMVTYLLRMMTSWAIVCSVWYLPPMTREADEDAVHFANRVKSAIARQGGLVDLLWDGGLKREKVKDTFKEEQQKLYSKMIVGNHEDRSRS, from the exons ATGTTTCTGTTGCTGCCTTTTGACAGCCTGATTGTCAACCTTCTGGGCATCTCCCTGACTGTCCTCTTCACTCTCCTCCTTGTTTTCATTATAGTCCCAGCCATTTTTGGAGTCTCCTTTGGTATCCGGAAGCTTTACATGAAAactttgttgaaaatctttgcg TGGGCTACCTTGAGAATGGAAAGAGGAGCCAAGGAGAAGAACCACCAGCTCTACAAACCCTATACCAATG GAATCATTGCAAAAGATCCTACTTCACTGGAAGAAGAGATCAAAGAAATTCGTCGAAGTGGTAGTAGTAAGGCTCTGGATAATACTCCAGAGTTTGAACTATCTGACATTTTCTACTTTTGCCGGAAAGGAATGGAGACTATTATGGATGATGAAGTGACAAAGAGATTTTCAGCAGAGGAGTTGGAGTCCTGGAACCTGCTGAGCAGAACCAACTATAACTTTCAGTACATCAGCCTTCGGCTCACAGTTTTGTGGGGCTTAGGAGTGCTGATTCGCTATTGCTTTCTTCTGCCACTCAG GATAGCCCTTGCTTTCACCGGAATTAGCCTTCTGGTGGTGGGCACAACCGTAGTGGGATACATGCCAAGTGGGCG GTTTAAAGAGTTCCTCAGTAGACATGTTCACCTGATGTGTTATCGGATTTGTGTGCGAGCCCTGACAGCCATCATTACCTACCATGACAG GAAAAATAGGCCTAGAAACGGTGGCATCTGTGTGGCGAATCATACCTCTCCTATTGATGTCATCATTCTGGCAAGTGATGGTTACTATGCCATG GTTGGTCAAGTGCATGGAGGCCTCATGGGTGTGATTCAGAGAGCCATGGTGAAGGCCTGTCCTCATGTCTGGTTTGAGCGTTCTGAAGTAAAAGATCGCCACCTGGTGGCTAAAAG aCTGACTGAGCATGTACAGGATAAAAGCAAGCTGCCCATCCTCATCTTCCCTGAAG GAACCTGCATCAATAATACATCTGTGATGATGTTCAAAAAAGGAAGTTTTGAAATTGGAGCTACAGTTTATCCTGTTGCTATCAAG tatgacCCTCAATTCGGTGATGCTTTCTGGAATAGCAGCAAATATGGAATGGTGACATACTTGCTGAGAATGATGACCAGTTGGGCTATAGTTTGTAGCGTTTGGTATCTTCCTCCTATGACCAGAGAG GCAGATGAAGATGCTGTCCACTTTGCAAATAGGGTGAAATCTGCCATTGCCCGTCAAGGAGGACTCGTGGATCTTTTGTG